In Methanosarcina barkeri MS, a single window of DNA contains:
- a CDS encoding ABC transporter ATP-binding protein — MPDLLLKVSGVSVAIPTGQGAVHAVDDATFSINKHEIFSLIGESGSGKSILGQAIMRLLPPNAVFSGKVELDGTEISALSDKEMQKVRGKIVASIAQNPYLAMNPGMRVGTQIAEPMQAHLGMSKEDAKARTFRALKYFDIIPPEVRGKEYPFQYSGGMLQRAMVAMGTAADPELIIADEPTKGIDVLKKRNIAAIFQKVASDGCAFLLITHDVGFARAMSDRIAVNYCGQIIEIAGKDAFFKDPLHPYSKALLDAVPERGMHPIPGSSPSMIEVPEGCRFHSRCPHKTDRCLKNPPIVDINGRCVRCWLYA; from the coding sequence ATGCCTGATTTATTGCTGAAAGTATCCGGCGTTTCTGTAGCAATCCCAACCGGGCAGGGAGCAGTTCATGCGGTTGATGATGCGACGTTTTCGATTAACAAACACGAGATATTTTCACTGATTGGGGAGTCAGGTAGCGGTAAATCAATTCTTGGCCAGGCAATAATGCGGCTGCTTCCTCCAAATGCGGTGTTTTCCGGGAAAGTGGAACTTGACGGTACGGAAATCTCAGCACTTTCCGATAAGGAAATGCAGAAAGTCCGCGGCAAAATAGTTGCATCAATTGCCCAGAACCCATATCTTGCAATGAACCCCGGAATGAGGGTTGGCACTCAGATTGCAGAGCCGATGCAGGCACATCTTGGAATGAGCAAAGAGGATGCAAAGGCCAGGACATTTCGGGCTCTGAAGTATTTTGACATCATCCCTCCTGAAGTGAGGGGAAAGGAGTACCCGTTTCAGTACAGTGGTGGAATGTTGCAGAGGGCAATGGTTGCAATGGGAACGGCTGCAGATCCTGAACTTATTATTGCTGATGAACCAACAAAAGGCATTGATGTGCTTAAGAAGCGCAATATTGCAGCAATATTTCAGAAAGTTGCCTCGGACGGCTGTGCGTTTCTTTTAATTACGCATGATGTAGGTTTTGCCCGGGCGATGTCAGACAGAATCGCGGTAAATTACTGCGGGCAGATTATAGAGATTGCAGGAAAGGATGCGTTTTTCAAAGACCCTCTGCACCCGTATTCAAAAGCGCTTCTGGACGCAGTGCCTGAGCGCGGTATGCACCCGATCCCAGGCTCGTCGCCTTCGATGATTGAAGTGCCTGAAGGCTGCAGATTTCATTCTCGATGCCCGCATAAAACGGACAGGTGCCTGAAGAATCCGCCGATTGTGGATATTAACGGAAGATGTGTGAGGTGCTGGCTGTATGCTTAA
- a CDS encoding ABC transporter ATP-binding protein, translated as MLKAENLHYVYTSGLIKTVKKTAVCGVDLEVCSGETVAIVGESGCGKSTLAKMLVQQLEPLSGKVFFNGTKLTGMSWKNLRKFMGKIQLIPQNPDDVVDPRWTVERSVAEPLMICGVFSQEEILVNVDALFAEVGLSAEHKIRYPHELSGGELQRVVIARALALKPELLVCDEATSMLDVSVQAFIVTMLKEIQKRRGLSLVFITHDLEAAKAVSDRVLVMYAGEIVEEGKDVFDRPLHPYTRALLNAAQYMSLEVVVPEEFGELPDGFSGCSYYRLCREKTDACKKPQKLQDVSGRLVRCWKSK; from the coding sequence ATGCTTAAGGCAGAGAACCTGCATTACGTTTACACATCAGGACTGATCAAAACCGTCAAAAAAACAGCCGTTTGCGGCGTTGATCTTGAGGTTTGTTCGGGCGAGACGGTGGCTATTGTCGGGGAGTCGGGATGTGGAAAGTCAACACTTGCAAAGATGCTTGTCCAACAACTTGAGCCGCTTTCAGGGAAAGTGTTTTTCAACGGGACGAAGCTTACTGGAATGAGCTGGAAGAATCTCCGGAAGTTTATGGGAAAAATCCAGCTGATTCCCCAGAACCCAGATGATGTGGTTGATCCGAGATGGACAGTTGAACGGTCGGTTGCCGAGCCATTAATGATTTGTGGAGTTTTTTCCCAAGAAGAAATTTTGGTAAATGTAGATGCTCTGTTTGCAGAGGTAGGGCTTTCTGCGGAGCACAAGATACGATACCCGCATGAGCTGTCAGGAGGGGAACTGCAAAGGGTAGTAATTGCCAGGGCGCTTGCTCTGAAGCCTGAGTTGCTGGTCTGTGACGAAGCGACCTCGATGCTTGATGTGTCGGTGCAGGCGTTTATTGTGACGATGCTCAAAGAGATTCAGAAAAGACGCGGTCTCAGTTTGGTGTTTATTACGCACGACTTGGAGGCAGCGAAGGCTGTTTCGGACCGAGTACTGGTGATGTATGCAGGTGAGATTGTGGAGGAGGGGAAGGATGTGTTTGACCGGCCTCTGCATCCTTATACGCGTGCTCTTCTGAATGCAGCACAGTATATGTCGCTTGAAGTTGTGGTGCCGGAAGAGTTTGGAGAGCTGCCTGATGGTTTTTCAGGCTGTTCCTACTACAGATTGTGCAGGGAGAAAACGGACGCGTGTAAAAAGCCGCAGAAACTACAGGATGTTTCGGGGAGATTGGTGAGGTGCTGGAAATCAAAGTGA
- a CDS encoding carboxymuconolactone decarboxylase family protein: MGEHGEGSHERHHEEHGEFEHEELLKSMSEKLGFTPHILEILGELDSESLKKYSRCDKKLLSDGALPAKVKILIALAVVASKQCERCTVVQMQSALKNGATKEEIMEVMDVIFITSGAPAVAACRDALKLLK; encoded by the coding sequence ATGGGAGAACATGGGGAAGGAAGTCATGAAAGACATCACGAAGAGCACGGAGAGTTTGAACACGAAGAGTTACTGAAAAGTATGAGCGAGAAGCTGGGTTTTACCCCGCACATTCTTGAGATCCTTGGAGAACTTGACAGTGAATCCCTTAAAAAATATAGCAGATGCGACAAAAAATTACTGTCAGATGGCGCTCTACCTGCAAAGGTGAAAATCCTTATCGCCCTTGCTGTTGTTGCATCCAAGCAGTGTGAAAGGTGTACGGTTGTGCAGATGCAGAGTGCACTCAAGAATGGAGCTACCAAAGAAGAAATAATGGAAGTTATGGATGTTATATTCATAACCTCAGGGGCACCTGCCGTAGCAGCTTGCAGGGATGCTTTAAAACTGCTAAAATAA
- a CDS encoding TrmB family transcriptional regulator, translating into MQKKRLLQDIGLSAYEAATYLSLLKLGISGANHIGRDADVPYGKIYTVLESLAGKGFVEVQTSRPKKFRAVDPEIALDLFFEKRKSEFEKEIKVLKGFVQEAKQVLKTMPVQKRKDEVFWTTAITESEIRKFAVSIYGEVKKSIDIIPPAFGMPIISSLLPEISKAIDRGVKIKLLGSHRFTALSSMLSLLGEDSFGKFKKGIEIRLVQNFNSCFGIVDDSIVVLFQLHPLDNDRVLSVVKIWDAGLAKNLGKEFELLWNEGEEFDLEKAAER; encoded by the coding sequence ATGCAAAAGAAAAGGCTTCTTCAAGACATAGGGCTGAGTGCTTATGAAGCAGCTACATATCTTTCTCTCTTGAAACTCGGGATCTCCGGAGCAAATCACATCGGCAGGGACGCTGATGTACCCTATGGAAAGATATATACCGTTCTTGAATCGCTGGCAGGAAAAGGTTTTGTAGAAGTCCAGACTTCAAGACCTAAAAAGTTCAGGGCAGTTGATCCTGAAATAGCATTAGATCTCTTTTTTGAAAAGCGAAAATCCGAGTTTGAAAAAGAAATAAAGGTCTTAAAGGGCTTTGTTCAAGAAGCAAAACAAGTTCTGAAAACTATGCCGGTTCAGAAACGAAAAGACGAGGTTTTCTGGACGACTGCTATAACCGAGTCCGAAATCAGGAAGTTTGCCGTTTCCATCTATGGAGAAGTAAAAAAGTCTATAGATATAATTCCTCCTGCCTTTGGAATGCCTATCATTTCTAGCCTGCTGCCTGAGATATCAAAAGCTATTGACCGCGGGGTTAAAATCAAGCTGCTGGGATCTCATCGTTTTACAGCTCTTTCTTCTATGCTTTCACTGCTGGGAGAAGATAGTTTCGGTAAATTCAAAAAAGGCATAGAAATAAGGCTTGTTCAGAACTTTAATTCCTGTTTCGGTATTGTTGATGACAGTATTGTGGTGCTATTTCAGCTCCATCCCCTGGACAATGACCGCGTCCTTTCGGTTGTGAAAATCTGGGATGCGGGGCTTGCAAAAAATCTGGGTAAGGAATTCGAACTCCTCTGGAATGAGGGAGAAGAGTTTGATCTTGAAAAAGCTGCTGAAAGGTAA
- a CDS encoding nuclear transport factor 2 family protein → MGFPATDKLITMNGIEIFRIKDGKTHELWSEANLLGLTQ, encoded by the coding sequence ATGGGATTCCCGGCTACAGACAAGCTGATAACCATGAATGGAATAGAGATTTTCCGTATTAAGGACGGTAAGACTCATGAGTTGTGGAGTGAAGCTAATCTTCTTGGTCTGACGCAATAG
- a CDS encoding ester cyclase, translated as MREIGLEGNMFTEENKAIVRRFFEKGPSKGNISAADELLSPDFAIHIPFLSSTGVEGINELITACRAALEHLNVTVEDMIAKDNAVTARFTDRSVPEVVSWDSRLQTS; from the coding sequence ATGAGGGAAATCGGTCTAGAGGGAAATATGTTTACAGAAGAAAACAAGGCAATAGTTCGCCGATTTTTTGAAAAAGGCCCTTCTAAAGGAAATATAAGTGCTGCTGACGAGTTACTATCACCTGACTTTGCTATACATATTCCTTTTCTTTCTTCTACGGGAGTCGAGGGAATAAATGAACTAATCACTGCATGTAGGGCAGCCTTAGAACACCTAAATGTTACAGTTGAGGATATGATTGCAAAGGATAATGCCGTTACTGCGCGTTTTACAGATCGCAGTGTACCAGAGGTAGTTTCATGGGATTCCCGGCTACAGACAAGCTGA
- a CDS encoding CGGC domain-containing protein: MEENAKPTKIAVVRCEIVSETCPGVGCFKAFNERKSHFEAYNENTQMIAFFTCGGCSGRRVYRLVNTLKKYGLDAVHLSSCMLMEDTYSKCPNLDNIKKTIQDAGIKIVEGTHH; this comes from the coding sequence ATGGAAGAAAACGCAAAACCTACAAAAATAGCGGTTGTGCGCTGTGAAATTGTCTCGGAAACCTGTCCGGGAGTAGGCTGCTTTAAAGCTTTCAACGAAAGAAAGTCACACTTTGAGGCCTACAATGAAAACACTCAGATGATAGCCTTTTTCACGTGTGGAGGCTGTTCGGGCAGAAGAGTGTACCGTCTGGTAAATACCCTCAAAAAGTATGGCCTTGATGCTGTACACCTCAGCTCCTGTATGCTTATGGAAGACACTTATTCTAAGTGCCCTAACCTTGATAATATAAAAAAGACGATTCAGGATGCAGGAATAAAGATTGTGGAAGGTACTCATCACTGA
- a CDS encoding cupin domain-containing protein: MKVTEMKSSPEKPNPHNVSVRMLYNTEHAQAVHIELKPGEALKKHMTPTDVFFYILEGKGIVEIGDEQQEVSRDMLIESPARIPHRLLNPGDGIFRVLVVKAPRQTEATRML, encoded by the coding sequence ATGAAAGTTACCGAGATGAAATCCTCACCTGAAAAACCGAACCCTCACAATGTGAGTGTCCGGATGCTCTACAATACCGAACACGCCCAGGCGGTACATATAGAGCTTAAGCCAGGGGAAGCTTTAAAAAAGCATATGACTCCCACAGATGTCTTTTTCTACATTCTTGAAGGAAAAGGTATTGTTGAAATTGGCGATGAACAACAGGAAGTTAGCCGGGATATGCTGATTGAGAGCCCTGCAAGAATTCCCCATCGTCTTCTGAATCCGGGAGATGGGATTTTCAGGGTACTGGTCGTAAAGGCACCAAGACAAACCGAAGCTACACGTATGCTCTAA
- a CDS encoding nitrite/sulfite reductase domain-containing protein, which produces MKDNLPEKGAIVQRDRETYAIAPHIPGGIADPNTLRKIADVAEKYGAAALKMTSAQRIAIVGLKEEDLDNAWADLDMKPGAAVGLCVRSVKFCPGTTFCKQGKQDAVGLGLKLDEKYHGMSMPSKFKMAVSGCPNSCSEPAIKDIGVMGTAKGYTLMVGGAAAASPRLAEVVAKNLSEEEVLDTIDRIVTFYKSSGTKKRLGKFIEGMGLESFKSQVGL; this is translated from the coding sequence ATGAAAGACAACTTACCGGAAAAAGGTGCAATCGTTCAGAGAGACCGTGAAACCTATGCAATCGCCCCTCATATCCCAGGAGGAATTGCGGACCCTAACACCCTCAGGAAGATAGCCGACGTTGCAGAAAAATATGGAGCTGCTGCCCTTAAGATGACTTCTGCCCAGAGGATTGCAATCGTGGGTCTAAAGGAGGAAGACCTTGATAATGCATGGGCTGATCTGGACATGAAACCCGGCGCAGCTGTAGGGCTTTGCGTAAGAAGTGTAAAGTTCTGTCCCGGGACTACTTTCTGCAAGCAAGGAAAACAGGATGCTGTAGGTCTAGGTCTTAAACTGGATGAAAAATACCACGGAATGTCGATGCCTTCCAAGTTCAAGATGGCAGTTTCCGGTTGTCCGAACTCTTGCTCTGAGCCTGCAATTAAGGACATAGGGGTAATGGGTACTGCTAAAGGATATACCCTGATGGTAGGAGGTGCTGCAGCTGCAAGTCCAAGACTTGCCGAGGTTGTTGCAAAAAACCTGTCAGAAGAGGAAGTTCTTGACACAATCGATAGAATTGTTACTTTCTATAAAAGCTCTGGCACGAAAAAGAGGCTTGGAAAGTTCATTGAAGGCATGGGACTTGAGAGTTTTAAATCCCAGGTAGGCCTGTAA
- a CDS encoding winged helix-turn-helix transcriptional regulator, producing MKDCTVYKTMNIIGKRWTIHILLELYKGEKREKRFNELKRKLGYITPKILSERLTELETEGMIEKKVDHSTNPPKSEYYLTESGMDFVKIIQEIKRWGLKWKFQNEECEKAICMYCEH from the coding sequence ATGAAAGACTGCACAGTCTACAAGACCATGAATATCATAGGGAAAAGATGGACAATTCATATCCTTCTGGAGCTGTACAAGGGGGAAAAAAGGGAAAAGCGCTTTAATGAGCTCAAAAGGAAACTCGGCTACATAACACCCAAAATTCTCTCTGAAAGACTGACAGAGCTGGAAACTGAAGGCATGATTGAAAAGAAGGTTGATCATTCCACAAATCCTCCTAAATCTGAGTATTACCTGACCGAAAGCGGAATGGATTTCGTGAAAATAATACAGGAAATTAAACGCTGGGGGCTGAAGTGGAAATTCCAGAATGAAGAATGCGAAAAGGCTATTTGCATGTACTGTGAGCACTAA
- a CDS encoding acetate--CoA ligase family protein, with translation MTTEEQIDFFFKPESIALIGASPNPEKLSCTILENLLKMGFQGNIYPINPGYQEIRGLKCYPASNEIKDKIDIAIFAVPASTVLEILNGPVENIKGAIIVSSGFREIGPEEKEMEVRLKEILKTKKIRAMGPNCLGIYDTASKVDTFFISSDKVERPSKGGVSVLTQSGSFAAMIMDEMANEGAGVARVVSYGNKVDVDESDCLEFLAGDEATKAVALYIEDVENGRRFLAAASRCVQKKPVVALKVGKREPGAKAASSHTGAVSGRYEAYEAAFRKAGIIEVESYEALKDACKVLNRYPLVKGKRVLIITDGGGIGISIADACEEAGLRVPDISIEAVSKLRKKLPTFASVRNPVDLTGSVKDEHYVDALQEAFGEEYDLAIVSLLWGPPLLSKGVAEKIRAFASNCAKPVLICSPGGRFSREMASAFIAIGMPVFFTPESAVRAAVVLCGGKIN, from the coding sequence ATGACCACTGAAGAACAAATTGACTTTTTCTTCAAGCCTGAAAGCATAGCTCTGATAGGGGCCTCACCAAACCCTGAAAAACTTTCCTGCACAATCCTGGAAAACCTCCTGAAAATGGGGTTTCAGGGAAATATATATCCCATAAATCCGGGTTACCAGGAAATCAGGGGGCTTAAATGTTATCCGGCTTCGAACGAGATAAAGGACAAAATAGACATTGCAATTTTTGCAGTTCCAGCTTCTACTGTCCTTGAAATCCTCAATGGCCCTGTGGAAAATATAAAAGGAGCAATAATTGTCAGTTCAGGTTTTAGGGAAATTGGACCTGAAGAAAAGGAAATGGAAGTCCGCCTGAAAGAGATTTTAAAAACTAAAAAGATCCGGGCTATGGGGCCGAATTGCCTTGGGATCTACGATACAGCTTCAAAAGTGGATACATTTTTTATAAGCAGCGATAAGGTCGAAAGACCTTCAAAAGGTGGGGTTTCGGTACTTACTCAGAGTGGCTCTTTTGCCGCTATGATTATGGACGAAATGGCAAACGAGGGAGCAGGGGTTGCACGGGTAGTAAGTTATGGAAATAAAGTGGATGTGGACGAAAGTGACTGCCTTGAATTCCTGGCAGGAGACGAAGCAACAAAAGCCGTTGCTCTTTATATTGAGGATGTTGAAAACGGACGCAGGTTCCTTGCTGCTGCTTCCAGATGTGTGCAAAAGAAGCCGGTAGTGGCTCTCAAAGTCGGAAAACGGGAGCCAGGCGCAAAAGCCGCGAGTTCTCATACAGGGGCTGTCAGCGGGAGATATGAGGCTTATGAAGCCGCTTTCAGAAAAGCAGGTATAATAGAAGTTGAGAGCTATGAAGCATTAAAAGACGCCTGCAAAGTCCTGAACAGGTATCCGCTGGTAAAAGGGAAAAGGGTCCTCATAATAACTGACGGAGGAGGGATTGGAATTTCCATCGCTGATGCCTGTGAAGAGGCTGGGCTCAGGGTTCCTGATATTTCCATAGAAGCTGTTAGCAAACTGAGGAAGAAACTCCCTACTTTTGCTTCCGTAAGAAATCCTGTTGATCTGACAGGCAGCGTAAAGGACGAACACTACGTTGATGCTCTACAGGAAGCTTTTGGTGAAGAATATGACCTTGCAATAGTGAGCCTGCTATGGGGTCCGCCTCTTCTTTCCAAAGGGGTCGCGGAAAAAATCAGAGCTTTTGCCAGTAATTGTGCAAAACCAGTCCTAATATGTTCACCGGGTGGAAGATTCAGCAGGGAAATGGCTTCGGCTTTTATAGCTATTGGAATGCCGGTCTTTTTTACCCCGGAGAGCGCGGTCAGGGCGGCAGTGGTACTGTGCGGAGGGAAAATAAACTGA
- a CDS encoding Glu/Leu/Phe/Val family dehydrogenase — protein MENMFRFADELGPFKIIHVYEPSADLKAVLVVDNIARGPAIGGVRMAPDISTEECFRLARTMTLKNAAADLPHGGGKVVIYGDPRMPQEKKSQMLRALASALRYEEEYIFAPDMGTDEICMACIKDEIGRVVGLPCEVGGIPLDEVGATGWGLAQATEVALQYCDFELKDARVVVQGFGAVGRHAARFLTQRGAIIVGAADSRGTVYDPYGLDVDTLIMLKKEGKSVIEYPGGKKLDSNAVIAIPCDIWIPAARPDVINENNVHLLDAKLIIEGANIPITGKAEKILYEAGILYIPDFIANAGGVICAAAEYQGATQYAAFGSIEEKVRKNTAQILETAKKKGILPREAAVQLAVKRVKQAMAYRRWSIFSSAPGFV, from the coding sequence ATGGAGAACATGTTCAGATTTGCGGATGAACTTGGGCCATTTAAGATCATCCATGTTTACGAACCGTCTGCTGACCTGAAAGCGGTTCTTGTCGTGGACAATATAGCACGAGGGCCTGCTATTGGAGGGGTCAGGATGGCCCCGGATATAAGTACTGAAGAATGTTTCAGGCTGGCAAGAACCATGACCCTTAAGAATGCGGCTGCAGATCTTCCTCATGGGGGCGGTAAGGTTGTCATCTACGGGGATCCGCGAATGCCGCAGGAAAAGAAAAGCCAGATGCTTAGAGCACTTGCCAGTGCCCTCAGGTATGAGGAAGAATATATCTTCGCCCCTGACATGGGAACAGACGAAATCTGCATGGCCTGCATAAAAGATGAGATCGGAAGGGTGGTAGGCCTTCCCTGCGAGGTTGGAGGAATTCCTCTGGATGAAGTAGGAGCCACAGGTTGGGGGCTTGCGCAGGCTACCGAAGTGGCATTGCAGTACTGTGACTTCGAGCTGAAGGATGCCCGCGTGGTTGTTCAGGGCTTCGGAGCAGTTGGGAGACATGCTGCTCGCTTCCTTACACAGAGAGGAGCGATTATCGTAGGAGCCGCTGACTCCAGAGGTACGGTTTATGATCCCTATGGTCTTGATGTGGATACCCTGATCATGCTTAAGAAAGAAGGAAAAAGTGTGATTGAATACCCTGGAGGAAAAAAGCTTGACAGTAATGCCGTTATTGCCATTCCCTGCGATATCTGGATTCCAGCAGCCCGTCCGGACGTGATCAACGAGAATAATGTTCATCTTTTGGACGCTAAACTGATTATTGAGGGAGCAAACATTCCGATCACAGGAAAAGCTGAAAAAATCCTCTACGAGGCAGGTATTCTCTACATCCCGGATTTTATCGCAAACGCAGGCGGCGTGATCTGTGCTGCTGCAGAGTATCAGGGAGCCACACAGTACGCAGCTTTCGGGTCAATTGAAGAAAAAGTTAGAAAAAACACGGCTCAGATACTGGAAACTGCAAAAAAGAAAGGAATCCTCCCAAGGGAAGCTGCAGTCCAGCTTGCCGTAAAACGAGTTAAGCAAGCTATGGCGTACAGGCGCTGGTCGATCTTTTCTTCGGCGCCGGGCTTTGTGTAA
- a CDS encoding PGF-CTERM sorting domain-containing protein has product MKKYLLMLFMSIFIFGAVLSITVAGAADNPVVNETASKVLKTNECVNKSTNQSASQNQTCNISQNESINQNEPAAETPVAEQKFRVGPTVVLRPVNDVITKDEDGLVELYVDNPSLNDVTLNVDARISVPSGIHVYGQDFAQTGAAGTAYGTFSVPPGSARTISIDLKGDKVGSYTVHFSGLYWPGDNKDSYNPISLSHPFEVNEASENPEEAPSSDDNGDTETKETGGVKAEGQGSFSAPGFGILIAAIGLLGVYAIKRK; this is encoded by the coding sequence TTGAAAAAATATTTGCTCATGCTATTTATGTCGATTTTTATTTTTGGGGCTGTACTCTCAATTACTGTTGCCGGTGCAGCCGATAACCCAGTAGTAAATGAAACGGCATCAAAGGTTTTAAAGACCAACGAATGTGTCAATAAATCTACTAATCAATCCGCATCACAAAATCAGACATGCAACATAAGCCAGAATGAGTCCATAAACCAGAATGAACCTGCGGCAGAAACTCCTGTGGCTGAACAGAAGTTCAGGGTGGGACCGACTGTTGTATTGAGGCCGGTTAATGATGTCATAACCAAAGACGAAGATGGCCTTGTTGAACTCTATGTTGATAATCCATCCCTCAATGATGTGACTCTGAATGTGGATGCAAGGATTAGCGTACCCTCTGGAATTCATGTATATGGACAGGATTTTGCTCAGACCGGTGCAGCAGGTACAGCTTACGGAACATTTTCAGTGCCCCCAGGAAGCGCTCGAACAATTTCTATTGATCTCAAAGGAGATAAAGTAGGCTCCTATACGGTACATTTCAGTGGTCTCTACTGGCCTGGAGACAATAAAGACAGTTACAACCCTATTTCACTCAGCCATCCCTTTGAAGTCAATGAAGCTTCCGAAAATCCCGAAGAAGCTCCCAGTTCTGATGATAATGGAGATACCGAAACCAAAGAGACTGGAGGAGTAAAAGCTGAAGGACAGGGTTCATTTAGCGCTCCCGGATTTGGAATATTAATTGCAGCTATAGGCCTTTTAGGAGTTTATGCTATTAAAAGGAAGTAA
- a CDS encoding COG1361 family protein encodes MSERAILKTLIVYLLIGCFLVSNISCVCASSDISANSYENKTEVSEEKQSLEEVQDSDEQLKSSENADMQSSENNESESEGTQPTKNTEITSDEETETNLSENTEIEPDDETETNSSKDTRVKSIEATETNYSENNETVSSDNPENQSSVDEDVGTEGTENQTSGDIGVAEDIENDSSHRTGNSYHIEHSEYTIVENNTYVQHEPVKKEALESSGSTENSKSAAPPSASVNLHGEKTRVVSGEDILLKLSAVNLITKPVMHVQVIIIPPSGMSVSSSEFVQSGAGQYTTTYELEPGQGRDIEVRIETNQPGDFNVEGRVVYYFGEDTENAEDYTLNLPIKVETKSYPVEESLPGFRLTSLVFVLVAAFILKRR; translated from the coding sequence ATGTCTGAGAGGGCTATTTTAAAAACTCTAATAGTTTATCTCTTGATTGGTTGTTTCCTGGTAAGTAACATTTCATGTGTATGTGCGTCATCTGATATTTCGGCAAATTCTTACGAGAATAAAACAGAGGTTTCAGAAGAAAAGCAGTCTTTAGAGGAGGTTCAAGACTCCGATGAGCAGTTAAAATCCTCTGAAAATGCAGACATGCAAAGCTCAGAAAATAATGAGTCCGAAAGCGAAGGAACTCAGCCCACTAAAAATACGGAGATAACATCTGATGAAGAGACCGAAACAAATCTCTCGGAAAATACGGAAATAGAACCTGATGATGAAACCGAAACAAATTCTTCAAAAGATACAAGAGTGAAATCAATCGAGGCAACCGAAACAAATTACTCGGAAAATAACGAAACCGTGTCCTCCGATAACCCGGAAAATCAGTCTTCAGTGGATGAGGATGTCGGAACCGAAGGTACTGAAAATCAAACTTCAGGAGATATAGGAGTCGCAGAGGATATAGAGAACGATTCTTCGCATCGCACAGGAAATTCGTATCATATCGAACATTCAGAGTACACTATAGTAGAGAATAACACATATGTACAACACGAACCTGTAAAAAAAGAGGCTTTGGAAAGTTCAGGATCAACTGAAAATTCAAAATCTGCTGCACCGCCCTCTGCAAGTGTCAATCTTCACGGTGAAAAGACTAGGGTTGTTTCTGGAGAAGACATTCTGCTCAAGCTTTCAGCCGTTAATCTTATCACAAAACCTGTCATGCACGTCCAGGTCATAATAATTCCACCTTCAGGAATGAGCGTCTCTTCCTCGGAGTTTGTCCAGTCTGGTGCAGGACAGTATACGACAACCTACGAGCTTGAACCCGGACAGGGCAGGGACATTGAAGTAAGGATTGAAACCAACCAGCCTGGAGACTTTAATGTTGAGGGAAGGGTGGTTTATTATTTTGGGGAAGATACTGAAAATGCCGAAGATTATACGCTTAATCTACCTATAAAGGTCGAAACAAAATCGTATCCTGTAGAAGAATCCTTACCTGGATTTAGACTGACGAGCCTGGTATTCGTATTAGTAGCGGCATTTATCTTAAAAAGACGTTAA